In the genome of Listeria cossartiae subsp. cossartiae, one region contains:
- a CDS encoding hemolysin family protein, whose translation MILTIKFLIIALLIAISAFFVATEFAIVKMRPSRLDQLIAEKDKRAALARHIYNHLNAYLSACQLGITISSLGLGWLGESTVEAALHPLFSLMELPQSAITILSFTIAFLFITFLHVVVGELVPKTLAIDKTEAVALSVARPLHIFYKVMFPFIWILNGSAVFIARLFGLEPASEHEIAHTEDELKIIVGESYKSGEINQSEFRYVNKIFDFDERMAKEVMIPRTEIVTVDTGSTIGELSDIMQNERYTRYPVIDGDKDHVIGVLNLKEILSAYVEHGSNPSFSIDPYVKPIIRVIETIPIKELLFRMQRERSHIAILLDEYGGTSGLVTVEDIVEEIVGDIRDEFDADEIPEIRKIKDGHYIVDAKLLIDEVNNILGTEIEEEEVDTIGGWFLTQNYEVEVGDEIDYDGFIFRVKQGEPHHIEYIEIIKKSND comes from the coding sequence TTGATATTAACCATTAAATTTTTAATTATAGCTTTACTTATTGCTATATCGGCGTTTTTCGTGGCAACGGAATTTGCGATTGTTAAAATGCGACCGAGCCGCTTGGACCAATTAATTGCGGAGAAAGATAAACGCGCGGCCCTTGCTAGACATATTTACAACCATTTGAACGCTTACTTATCAGCCTGCCAACTCGGGATAACGATTAGTTCTCTTGGACTTGGTTGGTTAGGGGAATCTACCGTAGAAGCTGCCTTGCATCCATTGTTTAGTTTAATGGAACTACCGCAATCTGCTATTACGATTCTTTCCTTCACGATTGCCTTTCTTTTTATCACGTTCTTACACGTGGTTGTCGGCGAACTTGTACCGAAAACATTAGCAATCGACAAAACAGAGGCTGTGGCGCTTTCGGTCGCTCGTCCACTGCATATTTTTTATAAAGTAATGTTCCCATTCATTTGGATTCTAAATGGATCTGCGGTTTTCATCGCGCGTCTTTTTGGCTTAGAACCTGCTTCTGAACATGAAATTGCGCATACCGAAGACGAGTTAAAAATAATCGTTGGTGAAAGTTATAAAAGCGGCGAAATCAACCAATCGGAATTTCGTTATGTGAATAAGATTTTCGATTTTGACGAACGTATGGCAAAAGAAGTCATGATTCCGCGAACCGAGATTGTGACGGTTGATACAGGTTCTACTATCGGCGAATTATCCGACATTATGCAAAATGAACGCTATACACGCTATCCGGTCATTGATGGCGATAAAGACCATGTTATCGGCGTACTTAACTTGAAGGAAATTTTATCGGCTTATGTAGAACACGGTTCCAATCCTAGTTTTAGCATTGACCCTTACGTGAAACCGATTATTCGAGTGATTGAAACGATTCCGATTAAAGAATTACTTTTCCGAATGCAGCGCGAACGTTCTCATATCGCGATTTTACTTGACGAATACGGCGGTACTTCTGGGCTTGTTACGGTAGAAGATATTGTTGAAGAAATCGTTGGCGATATCCGTGATGAATTTGATGCGGATGAAATTCCTGAAATTCGCAAAATCAAAGACGGTCATTATATTGTCGATGCAAAACTTCTGATTGATGAAGTAAATAATATTTTAGGTACCGAAATCGAGGAAGAAGAAGTTGATACAATCGGTGGCTGGTTCTTAACACAAAATTATGAAGTCGAAGTTGGGGATGAAATTGATTACGATGGTTTTATTTTCCGCGTGAAACAAGGCGAACCCCACCATATTGAGTATATCGAAATCATTAAAAAATCGAATGACTAA
- a CDS encoding cation diffusion facilitator family transporter: protein MDGYNDLKKAEKAAFLSIFAYLFLAVLKIVAGQLGNSDALLADGLNNTTDIIASVALLIGLRISRIPPDADHSYGHRRTETISSLIASIIMFLVGVQVIWSSIVHIIEKEFATPSILTAVVALFSGVFMYAVYLYNHRLAKKIDSQAVRAAAYDNRSDALVSFGAFIGIIGAVLGVPWLDSVTAFLVGVLIVYTAVKIFYDAAHSLTDGFDVSKLETIHDLIASVPDVKKVIDIKARMNGNRIWIDATIAVDPELNVVKSHEITEIVEQKIRSKYEGAFTLVHIEPFFE from the coding sequence ATGGATGGATACAACGATTTAAAAAAGGCTGAGAAAGCGGCATTTTTGAGTATATTTGCTTACTTATTTCTCGCTGTGTTAAAAATAGTCGCTGGCCAGTTGGGAAATTCCGATGCCCTACTTGCTGATGGTTTGAATAATACAACGGATATAATCGCTTCTGTGGCGCTTTTAATTGGCCTTCGAATTTCGCGAATTCCACCTGATGCTGATCATTCCTATGGACATCGACGCACAGAAACCATTAGCTCGTTGATTGCGTCTATTATTATGTTCCTAGTGGGTGTCCAAGTTATTTGGAGCTCGATTGTTCATATTATCGAAAAGGAATTTGCAACACCATCGATATTAACTGCTGTCGTCGCGCTCTTTTCTGGTGTATTTATGTACGCCGTTTATTTATATAATCACCGGCTTGCGAAAAAAATAGATAGCCAAGCGGTGCGAGCTGCTGCTTATGATAATCGGTCGGATGCGTTGGTTAGTTTTGGCGCATTTATTGGAATTATCGGGGCAGTACTTGGTGTTCCTTGGCTCGATTCAGTAACAGCTTTTTTAGTCGGCGTTTTAATTGTTTATACGGCTGTCAAAATTTTCTACGATGCTGCTCATTCGTTAACGGACGGCTTTGATGTTTCTAAGCTTGAAACGATTCACGATTTAATTGCGTCCGTCCCTGATGTGAAAAAAGTGATTGATATTAAAGCGCGAATGAATGGTAATCGAATTTGGATTGATGCAACGATTGCTGTTGACCCTGAGTTGAATGTTGTTAAAAGTCATGAAATCACCGAAATTGTCGAACAAAAAATTCGAAGTAAGTATGAAGGTGCGTTTACTTTAGTTCATATTGAACCATTTTTCGAATAA
- a CDS encoding low molecular weight phosphatase family protein, which yields MTQKLIYFLSQTHIRSAIAEAWAKRLSLSNVKFISGSWHKSKATPFIAEALNEFAIEPPESLSYSPSSELLADADLIVTIYDSAYETAPNFPADIQEKIIYWDIDDPEQEIALPKKWASYQEVCDNIALSVKNLEHVLIEA from the coding sequence ATGACGCAAAAGCTGATTTACTTTTTATCACAAACGCATATTCGAAGTGCCATTGCTGAAGCCTGGGCGAAAAGACTTTCACTTAGCAATGTCAAATTCATTAGCGGTTCTTGGCATAAATCCAAAGCAACACCATTTATTGCAGAAGCGTTGAATGAGTTTGCGATTGAGCCACCTGAAAGCTTGTCTTATTCCCCGAGCTCTGAACTACTGGCAGATGCTGATCTCATTGTAACAATTTATGATTCTGCATATGAAACTGCACCAAATTTTCCCGCTGACATACAAGAAAAGATTATTTATTGGGACATTGATGATCCAGAACAAGAAATAGCGTTACCAAAAAAATGGGCAAGTTATCAAGAAGTGTGTGATAACATTGCTTTATCCGTAAAAAATTTAGAGCACGTATTGATAGAGGCTTAG
- a CDS encoding penicillin-binding protein 1A — translation MDKFKQQLIKYLKLFFGFIGKWINKGWQKFRRFWKNKHIGKIFLLAGLVFLLSFIIYLVVVAKSADIDALKKGLESATIIYDKDGDKAGELSSTDATFVSINKISKNLQNAVVSIEDRKFYEHKGFDLKGIARAGVNLVTSGGISGGGSTITQQLAKNALLTQEQTFTRKAKEIFMAREIEKTYSKDEIMEMYLNRSYFGNGEWGVENASLKYFGKSAADLNIPEAATIAGLLQAPSAYDPYQHIDKATNRRNMVLNAMVETGDITKAEGEKYKATKIVLNDQSKDPLANKYPWYVDAVINEAVNEADITQDEIMQKGYKIYTELDQNYQTSLEKVYNNDNLFPSNANDGTLVQSGAVLMDPATGGIRALVGGRGEHVFRGFNRATQMKAQPGSTMKPLAVYTPALQAGYDVDSMLKDEKTTYKGNYTPTNVGGVYSGEVPMYKAVANSINAPAVWLLDQIGIDKGVKSVEKFGITVPEQDKTLGLALGGMSKGASPVEIATAYATFANNGAKPESHIITKIVDPSGNTVYENVPKTKQIISETVSNEMTSMLLDVINTGTGRSAAVSGHEMAGKTGSTQVPFDDTNGTKDQWFVGYTPNLVGAVWMGFDKTDKEHYLTTTSSAGVSSLAHYVMNSGLRYQKATDFSTKSAAQETAAKKEEEEATKDSGSDFWGSVKEKADEAGETIKKGADKVKEFGGKVSDGIGNLIDSIGN, via the coding sequence ATGGACAAATTCAAACAACAACTTATTAAATACCTGAAATTATTCTTTGGTTTTATCGGAAAATGGATTAACAAAGGATGGCAGAAATTTAGACGCTTCTGGAAAAACAAACATATCGGAAAGATTTTTTTACTAGCTGGACTCGTATTCTTATTAAGTTTTATTATTTATCTTGTAGTTGTAGCAAAATCTGCTGATATAGATGCTTTGAAAAAAGGTCTAGAATCCGCCACGATTATTTATGACAAAGACGGAGACAAAGCGGGCGAGCTATCTTCTACGGACGCAACATTTGTATCCATCAATAAAATCTCTAAAAATCTTCAAAATGCAGTCGTTTCCATTGAAGATAGAAAATTTTACGAACATAAAGGCTTTGACTTAAAAGGGATTGCCCGAGCTGGCGTTAACCTAGTCACAAGCGGAGGTATTTCTGGTGGTGGTAGTACAATCACGCAACAACTTGCCAAGAATGCGTTACTAACACAAGAACAAACCTTTACACGAAAAGCGAAAGAAATTTTCATGGCTCGTGAAATCGAGAAAACTTATTCCAAAGATGAAATTATGGAAATGTACTTAAATCGCTCTTATTTTGGTAACGGAGAGTGGGGAGTCGAAAATGCTTCCTTAAAATATTTTGGGAAGTCAGCGGCCGATTTAAATATTCCGGAAGCCGCGACAATAGCTGGATTACTTCAAGCTCCAAGTGCATATGACCCGTATCAACATATCGATAAAGCAACGAACCGCCGCAACATGGTCTTAAATGCAATGGTCGAAACAGGCGACATAACAAAAGCAGAAGGCGAGAAATATAAAGCAACGAAAATCGTTTTAAATGATCAATCAAAAGATCCACTTGCAAATAAATATCCATGGTATGTCGATGCAGTTATAAACGAAGCTGTCAATGAAGCGGATATAACACAAGACGAAATCATGCAAAAAGGGTATAAAATCTACACAGAATTAGATCAAAACTATCAAACCTCTTTAGAAAAAGTATACAATAACGACAATTTATTCCCATCGAATGCGAATGACGGTACATTAGTTCAATCTGGCGCAGTCTTAATGGATCCAGCAACTGGTGGCATTCGAGCGCTTGTTGGCGGTCGCGGTGAACACGTTTTCCGTGGTTTTAACCGAGCAACTCAAATGAAAGCTCAACCAGGTTCGACGATGAAACCTCTCGCAGTTTACACACCAGCGCTTCAAGCAGGTTACGATGTTGACTCGATGCTAAAAGATGAAAAAACAACATACAAAGGAAACTATACACCAACCAATGTTGGCGGCGTTTATAGCGGAGAAGTTCCTATGTATAAAGCCGTTGCAAACTCGATTAATGCCCCGGCCGTTTGGTTACTTGACCAAATTGGTATCGATAAAGGCGTTAAATCCGTTGAAAAATTTGGTATTACCGTTCCCGAACAAGATAAAACATTAGGTCTTGCCCTCGGTGGTATGAGTAAAGGTGCTTCGCCAGTCGAAATCGCAACCGCTTATGCTACATTTGCCAATAATGGTGCAAAACCAGAATCACATATTATTACTAAAATTGTCGATCCATCAGGCAATACAGTATACGAAAATGTGCCTAAAACGAAACAAATCATCTCAGAAACCGTTTCTAATGAAATGACATCGATGCTACTTGATGTTATCAACACAGGAACAGGTCGAAGTGCGGCCGTTTCAGGTCACGAAATGGCTGGGAAAACAGGTTCAACCCAAGTTCCTTTTGATGATACTAACGGAACAAAAGATCAATGGTTTGTTGGTTATACGCCAAACTTGGTCGGTGCCGTTTGGATGGGATTTGATAAAACCGACAAAGAGCATTATTTGACAACAACAAGTTCTGCGGGCGTTTCCAGTTTGGCGCACTACGTAATGAATAGTGGCTTACGATATCAAAAAGCCACAGACTTTAGTACGAAGAGCGCTGCACAAGAAACTGCTGCGAAAAAAGAAGAGGAAGAAGCAACGAAAGATAGTGGTAGCGACTTCTGGGGCAGCGTAAAAGAAAAAGCAGATGAAGCCGGTGAAACAATTAAAAAAGGCGCCGATAAAGTAAAAGAATTTGGCGGAAAAGTTTCTGACGGTATTGGAAATTTAATTGATTCGATAGGTAATTAA
- a CDS encoding PLD nuclease N-terminal domain-containing protein: MVKTQLALIIPVFLLYLALLLTAIIDLTRNWNTRKNPIIWLVVIIFINIFGPIAYFIFGRKEDAK, encoded by the coding sequence TTGGTTAAAACACAATTAGCACTAATTATACCCGTATTTCTTCTTTACTTAGCACTATTATTAACCGCAATTATTGATTTAACGAGAAACTGGAACACACGCAAAAATCCAATCATTTGGCTTGTTGTGATTATCTTTATCAACATCTTTGGCCCGATTGCCTACTTTATTTTTGGGCGAAAAGAGGATGCTAAATAA
- a CDS encoding ABC transporter ATP-binding protein: protein MKNLEIRGLKKKYNGKWVIKGIDLSINEKECVALIGPNGAGKSTMINMIVQILTQDEGQITIDGKDAKSVREKIGFLPQYPEFYGWMSATECLHFMGKLSNMEKKDLEARIQEVLLLVGLEASANKKISTFSGGMRQRLGIAQAILHRPELLVLDEPVSALDPIGRREMMLLLDKLKKEITILFSTHILKDAEEICDRIAIIKDGELVADKTVAQLMKEESSPVFDVELNGDSDTWQKLLLQNNCVEKIEKVGMVYQVYTTDQKAGAEAILSSLLNIDGEFIRVENRHQSLEGIFMEKVGK, encoded by the coding sequence ATGAAAAATTTAGAAATTCGAGGGCTAAAGAAAAAATACAATGGAAAATGGGTTATCAAGGGGATTGATTTAAGCATTAACGAAAAAGAATGCGTAGCCTTAATCGGTCCGAATGGCGCCGGCAAGTCAACGATGATTAATATGATTGTCCAAATATTAACCCAAGATGAAGGCCAAATCACTATCGATGGAAAAGATGCTAAATCTGTCCGGGAGAAAATTGGCTTTTTACCGCAGTATCCAGAATTTTACGGCTGGATGAGCGCGACAGAATGCCTCCATTTTATGGGAAAACTATCTAATATGGAGAAAAAAGATTTAGAAGCGCGTATTCAAGAAGTTTTATTACTAGTCGGACTAGAAGCGAGCGCGAACAAAAAAATCAGCACCTTTTCTGGTGGCATGCGCCAACGCCTTGGAATTGCGCAAGCCATCTTACATCGACCGGAACTACTTGTGCTAGATGAACCAGTTTCTGCGCTTGATCCCATTGGTCGTCGTGAAATGATGCTCCTTTTAGATAAATTAAAAAAAGAAATTACGATTTTATTTTCCACACATATTTTAAAAGATGCCGAAGAAATTTGCGACCGCATTGCTATCATTAAAGATGGTGAATTAGTTGCAGATAAAACAGTGGCACAGCTGATGAAAGAAGAGAGTTCTCCCGTATTTGATGTCGAATTGAATGGCGATAGCGATACTTGGCAAAAACTACTTCTACAAAATAATTGTGTAGAAAAAATCGAAAAAGTGGGGATGGTATATCAAGTCTATACAACGGATCAGAAAGCAGGAGCAGAAGCGATTTTGAGTTCCTTGCTAAACATAGACGGGGAGTTTATCCGCGTCGAAAATAGACATCAAAGCTTAGAAGGAATTTTTATGGAGAAGGTGGGCAAATGA
- a CDS encoding ABC transporter permease — MTHFNALLAKEWLEQRRSLKIIWLPIVFALLGLTQPLMIYFLPEILKAVGTGAETEQVVALMGNQSAQEVMAQTLGSQFDQIGIIIIIVVAMACIQNDRTRGMLAFIMTRPVSAVEYVLSKWVMQCVVGLCSLLIGYVLAAYYTYFLFGELSVQSLVEGFLVYALWFVFVISLVVFASAVFDSNAVVAMLSVFIAIVLGVISGFGGWIQMFNPAYLSKNATMLIMSEKTMDYFIPSLCITAAWIMLLVSLTILMIKIKPLSKSE, encoded by the coding sequence ATGACACATTTTAACGCTTTACTAGCAAAAGAATGGCTTGAACAACGTCGGAGTTTAAAAATTATTTGGCTGCCAATCGTTTTCGCTTTGCTCGGGCTCACCCAACCATTAATGATTTATTTTTTACCCGAAATATTGAAAGCTGTTGGTACTGGAGCAGAAACGGAACAAGTCGTTGCTTTGATGGGAAATCAATCGGCGCAGGAAGTAATGGCACAAACGCTTGGTTCTCAATTTGATCAAATTGGCATTATCATTATTATCGTCGTTGCAATGGCTTGTATTCAAAATGACCGTACAAGAGGAATGCTAGCGTTTATTATGACGCGACCTGTGAGTGCTGTCGAGTACGTGTTATCTAAGTGGGTCATGCAATGTGTAGTGGGTCTCTGCTCGCTATTAATTGGTTACGTGCTAGCCGCTTATTATACGTACTTTTTATTTGGTGAATTATCGGTTCAATCTTTAGTGGAAGGCTTTTTAGTGTATGCACTCTGGTTTGTTTTTGTGATCAGCCTCGTTGTATTTGCAAGTGCTGTTTTCGATAGTAATGCAGTCGTAGCAATGCTTAGTGTGTTTATTGCGATAGTTTTAGGCGTCATTAGCGGTTTTGGCGGGTGGATTCAAATGTTTAATCCAGCATATTTAAGCAAAAACGCAACGATGCTTATTATGTCAGAAAAGACGATGGATTACTTTATCCCATCGCTCTGCATCACTGCTGCATGGATTATGTTACTTGTAAGCCTAACTATTTTAATGATTAAAATCAAACCTTTGTCGAAATCAGAATAG
- the fumC gene encoding class II fumarate hydratase, which produces MERIERDTLGEISVDAAKYWGAQTERSRRNFAIGDNQMPIEIIHAFAQLKKATATVNAAEGKLSKEKTLAIGSVCDQIIQGELDAHFPLVVWQTGSGTQSNMNVNEVIAHVANLTLGEGQIHPNDDVNMSQSSNDTFPTAMHIAAYEAIVINLLPEITKMEAVLTEKKNKYMQLVKIGRTHLQDATPLTLGQEISGWEACLTNNKNYLESSMKAILPLAIGGTAVGTGLNASRDFGDKVAEELMKQTGYPFTSDSNKYFALTSHSPINFVHGAIRSLASDLMKIANDIRFLASGPRSGIGELTIPANEPGSSIMPGKVNPTQCEAITMVAAQVMGNDTTINVAASQGNFELNVYKPVIIFNFLESVKLLSDSMRSFRIHCLEGLTANESVIETKVNDSLMLVTALNPHIGYEKAAKIAKLAFDENTTLKEAAIKTDFVTEAEFDLWIDPLKMTNL; this is translated from the coding sequence ATGGAACGAATAGAGCGAGATACACTTGGAGAAATTTCCGTAGATGCGGCTAAATATTGGGGAGCGCAAACAGAACGAAGCAGAAGGAATTTTGCAATTGGTGATAATCAAATGCCAATCGAAATTATTCATGCTTTTGCCCAGTTAAAGAAAGCCACAGCGACAGTAAATGCAGCGGAAGGCAAATTATCTAAAGAAAAAACGTTAGCAATTGGCAGCGTTTGTGACCAAATCATTCAAGGTGAGCTAGATGCCCATTTTCCTTTAGTTGTTTGGCAAACAGGAAGCGGGACACAGAGCAATATGAACGTCAATGAGGTTATTGCGCATGTTGCCAATCTTACATTAGGCGAAGGACAGATTCATCCGAATGATGATGTCAACATGTCACAAAGCTCGAATGATACGTTTCCAACAGCAATGCACATCGCGGCCTACGAAGCTATAGTAATAAATCTTTTACCAGAAATAACTAAAATGGAAGCCGTTTTAACAGAGAAGAAAAATAAGTATATGCAGCTCGTTAAAATTGGTCGAACACATTTACAAGATGCAACCCCGTTAACACTTGGACAAGAAATTAGTGGCTGGGAAGCGTGCCTAACGAATAATAAAAACTATCTTGAATCAAGTATGAAAGCCATTTTACCACTGGCGATTGGTGGGACGGCAGTTGGGACAGGTCTGAATGCTTCACGCGATTTTGGGGATAAAGTAGCCGAAGAATTAATGAAGCAAACGGGATATCCTTTTACGTCTGATTCCAATAAATATTTTGCTTTAACTAGCCATAGTCCGATTAATTTTGTTCATGGGGCGATTCGTAGCCTTGCGTCTGATCTAATGAAGATTGCTAATGATATTCGTTTCCTAGCAAGTGGACCTCGTAGCGGCATTGGCGAGCTGACGATTCCTGCCAATGAGCCGGGTAGCTCGATTATGCCGGGAAAAGTGAATCCGACGCAGTGTGAGGCGATTACGATGGTTGCTGCACAAGTGATGGGAAATGATACAACCATCAATGTTGCTGCGAGCCAAGGAAACTTTGAACTCAATGTGTATAAACCAGTAATCATTTTTAATTTCCTCGAGTCTGTCAAACTGCTTTCAGACAGCATGCGCTCGTTCCGAATTCATTGTTTAGAAGGACTTACCGCAAACGAAAGCGTCATTGAAACGAAAGTGAATGACTCGCTAATGCTAGTAACAGCCTTGAATCCACACATTGGTTATGAAAAAGCTGCCAAGATTGCCAAACTAGCTTTTGATGAAAATACCACGTTAAAAGAAGCGGCAATCAAAACCGATTTTGTCACCGAAGCGGAATTTGATTTATGGATTGATCCGCTCAAAATGACTAATTTGTAA
- a CDS encoding DUF445 domain-containing protein: MSVLFTILLMAVIGGFIGAMTNYIAIRMLFRPYKAIYLFNKRLPFTPGLIPKRRDELAEHIGKVVVSHLLTEDAIRARLLDETLQKEITETITKMFHEKMQLETTPNELLHYFGYENAEVRSIAWLETTLEKEINHFLTAKKTTQMSDLIPAMLETELATKLPHVTERITSKMSVFIASEEGKIQIKQMLQKFFEEHGKMGSMARMFINVDSFSEKIQQEGLKLISQDDTKKLINQLLTTEWHNFEAKELQELIPTEKQAHLAGQLTSELIQAVPHDKLFNQPIQAILSNYEAAITEKVIPFAVERMLDFVATHSADIVARMDLAKLVETQIATFSLPEIEKLVVEISGRELKMITYLGGILGGFIGIIQGILAMWI; this comes from the coding sequence ATGTCAGTGTTATTTACGATACTTTTAATGGCAGTGATTGGTGGATTTATCGGCGCTATGACGAACTATATCGCGATTCGAATGCTTTTCCGCCCATACAAAGCCATTTATCTTTTCAATAAACGATTACCATTTACACCCGGACTGATTCCCAAACGACGAGATGAACTTGCCGAGCACATCGGAAAAGTAGTCGTAAGCCATTTACTCACAGAAGACGCCATTCGCGCCCGACTGCTGGATGAAACCTTACAAAAAGAAATAACCGAAACCATCACAAAAATGTTCCACGAAAAAATGCAATTAGAAACAACACCTAATGAATTATTACACTATTTTGGCTATGAAAATGCAGAAGTACGCTCCATTGCGTGGTTAGAAACAACATTAGAAAAAGAAATCAACCATTTTCTAACGGCAAAAAAAACTACCCAAATGAGCGACTTAATTCCAGCCATGCTTGAGACAGAACTAGCAACCAAGCTTCCGCATGTAACAGAAAGAATTACGAGTAAAATGTCCGTTTTTATCGCAAGTGAAGAAGGCAAAATCCAAATTAAACAAATGCTACAAAAATTCTTTGAAGAACATGGGAAAATGGGCAGCATGGCTAGAATGTTCATCAATGTTGATAGCTTCTCTGAAAAAATTCAACAAGAAGGATTAAAACTTATCAGTCAAGACGATACGAAAAAACTCATCAACCAGCTCTTAACAACAGAATGGCACAATTTTGAAGCGAAAGAATTACAAGAGCTCATCCCAACAGAAAAACAAGCACATTTGGCAGGGCAGCTGACTTCTGAACTAATTCAAGCAGTTCCGCACGATAAACTATTTAATCAACCAATCCAAGCGATATTAAGCAATTATGAAGCAGCTATTACAGAAAAAGTGATTCCTTTCGCTGTTGAACGAATGCTTGATTTTGTAGCGACACATAGCGCGGATATAGTGGCACGAATGGATTTAGCCAAATTAGTCGAAACGCAAATCGCTACTTTTTCCTTGCCTGAAATTGAAAAACTAGTTGTCGAAATATCCGGAAGAGAATTAAAAATGATTACTTATTTAGGCGGGATTTTAGGCGGATTTATTGGAATTATTCAAGGAATTCTCGCAATGTGGATTTAG
- a CDS encoding YlbF/YmcA family competence regulator yields the protein MAVNIYDLAHDLDKGIRETPEFISLQDAYREVNENADAKAKFERFRDVQVTIQEKQMTGQEIDDETVDVAQQVAQEVQENELIVKLMEKEQAMSMIINDLNRIIMTPLQDLYNVAND from the coding sequence ATGGCAGTTAATATTTATGATTTAGCACATGATTTAGACAAAGGAATTCGTGAAACACCTGAATTCATCAGCTTACAAGATGCATACCGTGAAGTAAACGAAAACGCTGACGCAAAAGCAAAATTCGAACGTTTCCGTGATGTTCAAGTAACAATCCAAGAAAAACAAATGACTGGTCAAGAAATTGACGACGAAACAGTAGATGTAGCACAACAAGTTGCCCAAGAAGTTCAAGAAAACGAATTAATCGTTAAACTAATGGAAAAAGAACAAGCGATGAGCATGATTATTAACGATTTAAACCGCATCATCATGACACCATTGCAAGATCTATATAACGTAGCAAACGACTAA